Proteins encoded in a region of the Acidobacteriota bacterium genome:
- a CDS encoding MoxR family ATPase: MESADDIALADKMNAARGQIIAELKKLIIGQDETVNLILLSLFVGGNSLIVGVPGLAKTLLIRTLAQVLDLKFNRIQFTPDLMPSDITGTDIIQEDATTGRRQMAFSPGPIFANIVLADEINRTPPKTQAALLEAMQEHRVTIQGRTYNLEEPFFVFATQNPIELEGTYPLPEAQLDRFMFHIVIEHPPEDEEFEVVRTTTAILDPQFQRPVSGAELVAFQRLVRRVPVSEPVMRYALRLVRTSRPKSAEAPESVKKYAAFGASVRAAQYLILGAKARALTSGRYHVSFDDIKSLAHPVLRHRVLTNFRAESEGITSDVLIDDLLKSVPLPKSGM; encoded by the coding sequence ATGGAATCGGCCGACGACATCGCGCTGGCCGACAAGATGAATGCCGCGCGCGGGCAGATCATCGCCGAACTCAAGAAGCTGATCATCGGACAGGACGAAACGGTCAACCTGATCCTGCTGTCGCTGTTCGTGGGCGGCAACAGCCTGATCGTTGGCGTGCCTGGTCTGGCCAAGACGCTGCTGATTCGGACGCTGGCTCAGGTGCTGGATCTCAAGTTCAACCGCATCCAGTTCACGCCAGACCTGATGCCCTCCGACATCACCGGCACGGACATCATCCAGGAAGATGCCACCACCGGCCGGCGCCAGATGGCGTTTTCGCCGGGCCCCATCTTCGCGAACATCGTGCTGGCCGACGAAATCAACCGCACGCCACCCAAGACCCAGGCGGCGCTCCTCGAAGCGATGCAGGAACATCGCGTCACCATCCAGGGGCGCACCTACAACCTCGAAGAGCCGTTCTTCGTGTTCGCCACACAGAACCCGATCGAACTCGAGGGCACCTATCCACTGCCCGAGGCACAGCTCGACCGCTTCATGTTCCACATCGTCATCGAACACCCGCCGGAAGATGAGGAGTTCGAAGTGGTACGGACCACCACGGCGATTCTGGACCCGCAGTTTCAGCGGCCGGTCTCCGGCGCGGAACTCGTGGCCTTCCAGCGGTTGGTGCGGCGCGTGCCTGTGTCCGAGCCGGTCATGCGGTATGCGTTGCGCCTGGTGCGTACGAGCCGGCCGAAGTCGGCCGAGGCGCCCGAGTCGGTCAAGAAGTATGCGGCGTTCGGCGCCAGCGTTCGCGCGGCGCAGTACCTCATCCTGGGCGCCAAGGCCCGTGCGCTCACGAGCGGCCGGTACCACGTGAGTTTCGACGACATCAAGTCGCTGGCGCATCCGGTGCTGCGGCACCGCGTGTTGACCAACTTCCGCGCCGAGTCGGAAGGCATCACGAGCGACGTGCTCATTGACGACCTGTTGAAGTCGGTGCCCCTGCCCAAGTCGGGTATGTAG
- a CDS encoding DUF4159 domain-containing protein encodes MKRTSHRAAWALILGAVVVSLGLTAQAQRGSNRQRGGGDERFQTGGQIHGNVPYDGRFTFVRLMYRGFGRGGTSWIHDYPRGDEHFMKIINAVTLLNPHMDGETNILALDDPELFNYPVAYMAEPGFWQMSEAELAGLKAYIEKGGFLIFDDFRNEHWYNFEAQINRVFPRAIWHEMTPDHPVFHSFYDINSLDVIPQYFQNYGKPIFRGLFEDNDPKKRLIAIANYNTDLSEFWEFADSGVRAIEDTNEAFKLGVNYIIYGMTH; translated from the coding sequence ATGAAGCGGACAAGTCATCGGGCGGCGTGGGCGCTGATCCTGGGCGCCGTCGTCGTGTCTCTGGGCCTCACGGCGCAGGCCCAGCGTGGGAGCAACCGCCAGCGGGGCGGAGGCGACGAGCGTTTCCAGACCGGCGGTCAGATTCACGGCAACGTCCCCTACGACGGCCGGTTCACCTTTGTGCGGTTGATGTACCGCGGCTTCGGACGGGGCGGAACGAGCTGGATTCACGATTATCCGCGCGGTGATGAGCACTTCATGAAGATCATCAACGCCGTGACCCTGCTCAATCCGCATATGGATGGCGAAACCAACATCCTGGCGCTCGACGATCCGGAACTGTTCAACTACCCGGTGGCCTATATGGCCGAGCCGGGTTTCTGGCAGATGTCGGAGGCCGAACTGGCGGGCCTCAAGGCCTATATCGAAAAGGGCGGGTTCCTGATTTTCGACGACTTCCGCAACGAGCACTGGTACAACTTCGAAGCGCAGATCAATCGCGTGTTCCCCAGGGCGATCTGGCACGAGATGACACCGGATCATCCGGTGTTCCACTCGTTTTACGACATCAATTCGCTCGATGTCATCCCGCAGTATTTCCAGAACTACGGCAAGCCGATCTTCCGCGGGTTGTTCGAAGACAACGATCCGAAGAAGCGACTGATAGCCATCGCCAACTACAACACCGACCTTTCGGAATTCTGGGAGTTCGCCGACAGCGGCGTGCGGGCGATTGAAGACACGAACGAAGCGTTCAAGCTGGGCGTGAACTACATCATTTACGGAATGACGCACTGA